AGCTTTTCGAGGAGGTTTTTGGAACTTCGACGGTCACGCCTGCCCGGATCATATTTGCCATTGCTTCGTATGAACGTTCGCTTTTCAGCGACCAGACACCGTTTGACCTTGATGTACAGGGCATCACGCCTTTGGTACCACAGGAGGCGATGGGCCGGAATTTGTTCAATTCGCCCGCGATCGCATGCAATGCCTGTCACGGTGGAAACAGATTTACGGATAACGCTTTTCACTATATTGGAGTGCGCCCTGACACAGACGATATTGGCCGCGAAGCCGTGACAGGCATGCCGAATGACCGCGGGACATTTCGCACGCCGAGTCTTCGAAATGTCGGTCTCCGCCGTTCGTTTTTCCATAATGGAAAATTCACTACGCTTGAAGAGGTCGTTGATTTTTATGACCGAGCGGGTGATTTCGATGCGAACAACAAGCCGAATTTGATCCATGTCTTGAATCTTAACCCCGGACAACGTGCTGCACTCTTGGCGTTTTTAAGACGGCCGCTCATCGATCCGCGTGTTCAAAATGAGACGGGGCCGTTCGAGCGCCCGGGATTGTATTCCGAATCGAGCCGGATGCCCCAAATTATCAGTACGGGACGCACGGGCTCAGGTGGACATGAGCCGAAGATCCATGCTGTTTCGCCGCCGATGGTAGGTAATCAGAATTTTGTGGTTTCCGTTTCGGGCGGACTGGGCGGGGCTCAGGCATACTTGGTCGTTGATGCGAACGATCCGGGAGTTGGTACCGCGATACCAGCGACGGGCTCGCTGGCTAAGGTGTCTTCCGCTCTTAACGCAACAGGTGCCGGCAGCGGCTGGACGTCCGTTTCTGTTCCTATTCCCGATCTCGCCGGATTGCCGGGGCAGACATTCTATGCACGTTGGTATGTTATCGATCCGCAGGCCGTAAATGGATTTTCTGTATCAAAGGCCGCGCGGTTCACTGTATTCGGTCAATCGGCGGCGGCCGCCAATTTTACCGTCGCCGGAAGGATCATGACCAGCGACGGACGCGGCCTGCGTAACGCCGTGGTTTCCATCTCAGGCCCCGGCGGATTTGGGCAGCGTGTAACGACGGGAACATTCGGTTACTACCAATTCGAGAACGTCCCGGGCGGTTCTCTGTACACGATAAACGTCGGTTCGCGTACCTATCGGTTCACGCCTCGCGAAATATTACTGATAGGCAATCTCAGTGACTTTGATTTTTACGGGCTTGAATAGCCCCGGCCAGATCCCGCCATTGTTCCAGCGTTAGAACTTCTGCGCGGGCACGCGGATCGATATCGATTGCTTCAGCTATTTCCTTGAATTCGGGGTAAAGACGTTTGAGATTATTCTCAAGCGTCTTTCTTTTTTGAGCAAAGGCCGCAGATACAAGCTTGCGAAAACTCACTGCATCCTGATAGCTGTCATCTCGCGGTGTGAATCTAGCAACGCTGCTCCAGACCTTCGGCACGGGCGAAAAAGCGGTTGGCGGAATATCGAAGAGCTTTTCCACAAAGAAAACATCTTCGACCATGACCGAAAGGAATCCGCGGTCGCTGTTGCCGGGCAGGGCGGCTATGCGGTCGACTACTTCACGCTGAAACATCAGGGTCATCGTTGAGATCGAATCCTTGATCGCGATGAAACGCTGAAGCATCGGCGTTGAGATGTTGTACGGAAGATTGGCGACGATCTTTATGCCGCCCTCTCCGGCGTATTGCACAAGGTCGGCCGACAATGCATCGCCGATGACAAGCTGAAATCGTTCTTCGCTCGCAAAACGCGACCGCAGAAATTCCGCAAGGTCGCGGTCGATCTCGATCGAAGTGACCCTTGCACCGGAATAAAGCATATCCGCCGTCAGCGCACCGTCACCGGGGCCGATCTCAAGGATGCGATCGCCGTCACGAACCCCCGCAGCCGCAACGATGCGTTCGATGATGCGTTCATCACGAAGAAAGTTCTGCCCAAAGCGTTTCTTTGCACGCATTTATTCGTATTGCGGGTAGCCGGTCAGCTCAATGTCGCGGCCGTGGATAGTCATTTCAACATTCTCGAGTTTGATGCCTAACGGAACGCTGCCGCCAATCGCAGTAACCCCTTCCATGCCGCCGGTGATCTGCGGCGAGTAGAAAAAGCTAACCTTGTCGATGAGTTGCGCGGCGAAAAACGACGCAGCGATCTCGGCGCCGCCTTCGACCAGGGCGCTTTGAATGTCATCGTCTTTCAGCCGTGCGAGAACCGCGGCGAGATCGCGCGGTCCGGATTCCAATTCCAAAACTTCAACTTCCGCCGCACGCATTTCATCTGCCTTTGCTCCATCTTTAGCCGCCGTGAAGATAATTGTCGGCGTCTCAACCGCGGTATTAACCAGCCGCGAATCAACTGCGATCGACAGATCGCTGTCCAACACGACGCGCTTTAGCGGGCGCCGCCGCGGCAGGCCGCTGCGGTCCGTCAATAGCGGATCATCGATATGTGCAGTGTTGCTTCCAACAAGAATGGCATCGTATTCGTGCCGCAGACGCTGAATACGCTGATTCGCCTCGTCGCCGGTAAAAGCGTACGGCTCGCCCGCGACACGCGTAATGCGTCCGTCGAGCGACATCGCCATCT
This sequence is a window from Acidobacteriota bacterium. Protein-coding genes within it:
- the rsmA gene encoding 16S rRNA (adenine(1518)-N(6)/adenine(1519)-N(6))-dimethyltransferase RsmA — its product is MRAKKRFGQNFLRDERIIERIVAAAGVRDGDRILEIGPGDGALTADMLYSGARVTSIEIDRDLAEFLRSRFASEERFQLVIGDALSADLVQYAGEGGIKIVANLPYNISTPMLQRFIAIKDSISTMTLMFQREVVDRIAALPGNSDRGFLSVMVEDVFFVEKLFDIPPTAFSPVPKVWSSVARFTPRDDSYQDAVSFRKLVSAAFAQKRKTLENNLKRLYPEFKEIAEAIDIDPRARAEVLTLEQWRDLAGAIQARKNQSH
- the ribD gene encoding bifunctional diaminohydroxyphosphoribosylaminopyrimidine deaminase/5-amino-6-(5-phosphoribosylamino)uracil reductase RibD, which translates into the protein MEYFERDLQHTRRVLELAAAGTGLVSPNPLVGCVITDANGEAAGEGTYTYDNVVHAEVIALEQAGERARGGTAYISLEPHVHHGRTPPCTEALINAGIVRVVCPIEDPNPLVSGKGFERLREAGVEIVTGILSAEAATLNEKFICWHTKDRPFVHLKMAMSLDGRITRVAGEPYAFTGDEANQRIQRLRHEYDAILVGSNTAHIDDPLLTDRSGLPRRRPLKRVVLDSDLSIAVDSRLVNTAVETPTIIFTAAKDGAKADEMRAAEVEVLELESGPRDLAAVLARLKDDDIQSALVEGGAEIAASFFAAQLIDKVSFFYSPQITGGMEGVTAIGGSVPLGIKLENVEMTIHGRDIELTGYPQYE